From the Theileria equi strain WA chromosome 4 map unlocalized gcontig_1105316255041, whole genome shotgun sequence genome, one window contains:
- a CDS encoding hypothetical protein (encoded by transcript BEWA_049530A) — MFSLPLDIFDLKNPGVDKRNKIDKLENFATSEARRTRLEEKARLYEEIESGKIKLPQNHQFLVDFDKQREMDDVACTVQEEEGVTRRWKEREKGSQRQDDKGDGSDDGPQRDVSSDEDGCQQGKTSSFNALASGPLLAFYGLFYTLRTH, encoded by the exons atgttctccctacccttg GATATATTTGATTTAAAAAACCCTGGTGTTGACAAGCGAAACAAGATCGACAAGCTTGAAAACTTTGCAACTTCCGAGGCAAGAAGGACCCGTCTCGAGGAGAAGGCGAGGTTATATGAAGAGATTG AAAGCGGCAAGATAAAACTGCCGCAAAACCACCAATTCCTCGTTGACTTTGATAAGCAGCGGGAGATGGACGACGTTGCATGCACCGtccaagaggaagaagggGTCACAAGACGATGGAAGGAACGAGAAAAGGGGTCTCAAAGACAAGATGATAAGGGGGATGGGAGTGATGATGGCCCTCAGAGGGATGTCAGtagtgatgaagatggaTGCCAACAAGGTAAGACCAGTTCATTTAATGCCCTAGCAAGTGGTCCACTTCTTGCCTTCTATGGGCTATTCTATACATTGCGGACACATTAA
- a CDS encoding conserved hypothetical protein (encoded by transcript BEWA_049540A) — translation MVRDRLLLENLEDGRPAVWHRNTLSLVSQGEADGLQDSTPTQIVYPNNSLNVGLPVDSINVETKPMVSSDDSVFDDSTGRPLVVYTSTRGEPSGAKKYASLLYLMAIYTLFVLYFGKRMKSHIDFSKNSIIFLKLTRVAIFNYAIVFAGILMGYRSVLRFNSIVTLAFICLKLLYIENIYAVMMSFVQIFVLLSNYHSLYKDTPKVFMISPQPI, via the exons ATGGTGCGTGATCGCTTGCTGTTGGAGAATTTGGAGGACGGAAGGCCAGCAGTCTGGCACAGGAACACTCTCTCGCTCGTTTCGCAGGGAGAGGCCGACGGACTGCAGGATTCCACGCCCACCCAGATTGTTTACCCAAATAATTCGCTAAATGTCGGACTACCCGTGGATTCCATTAATGTTGAAACTAAACCCATGGTCTCGAGCGATG ATTCAGTATTTGATGATTCGACTGGGAGACCGCTTGTAGTATATACATCGACGAGGGGCGAGCCGTCTGGCGCCAAAAAGTACGCGTCACTGCTCTACTTGATGGCCATTTACACCCTCTTTGTGCTTTATTTTGGTAAACGTATGAAATCGCATATAgacttttcaaagaatagtatcatttttttaaaattgaCAAGAGTTGCCATCTTCAACTACGCAATCGTGTTTGCTGGCATCCTCATGGGTTATCGTAGCGTCTTGAGATTCAATAGTATCGTGACGCTGGCATTTATATGTCTCAAACTTTTATATATCGAGAA CATCTACGCCGTTATGATGTCGTTTGTACAAATATTTGTTCTTTTATCAAACTATCACTCGCTTTACAAGGACACACCAAAAGTCTTTATGATATCACCCCAACCTATTTAA